In the genome of Candidatus Thorarchaeota archaeon, the window TTTGGCGTCGGTGATCACTGAGCCACGCTGTAACCGCAACGGGGGCACCTCTTCTGGCCTGGCTTCAGTTCCGTCTCGCAGACCGGACAGACAACGGGTAACGGAGTGGCAACGACATTCAGGGGCCGGCCTTTGCTGCGGAGGTTCTGAAGACCGAGGTTGTCCGCATAGAGCTCGGTGTATCCGCATGACGCGCACGTAAACGACTCAAGTGTCGCTGTTAACACACCGGGAAGGTCTACACGTAGACTGCATTCACAGAGTACTCCATGAGGACCGCGAATGTCGGTGCCTCTGCACTTGGGACAGATACCACTCACTCGCATGAAACACTACCGTGGATGAACTGCTAGCCAAGCAACAAAAACATTTAGACTCGAATCGCCGGGAGCCAGCAGTCCCCACTTCATGAGAGACGTGGGCAGTATCAGGACATCGCCTGGAGCCTGCTAACGTATACCTTCCGAAGTGTTATGAGCAACCGATGGGATACTTCTGCAGCTATTAGGAAGAGATACAATTGAAGAAGGCCATGAGAAAGGAAAGAGACGCCCTAGGTGAAGTCGAGGTACCGGCAGAGGCCTACTGGGGTGTCAACACCCAGAGAGCGATAAGGAGTTTCAGGATAAGTGGGTCTACTCTGCCAGAGGAGTTCATCTTGGCCCTCGCCATGGTGAAGAAGGCATGTCTGCTGGCAAATGCGAGCAGTGGGGCGATTGACAAGCAGCTTGCCGATGCGGTGTTGAAGGCAGTCGACGAGATCCTCGTGGAGAGAAAGCATCTCGACCAGTTTCCGGTCGACGTCTATCAGGCGGGGTCGGGCACCCAGACCAACATGAACATGAATGAGGTTCTTGCCAACAGAGCCAATGAGATACTGGGTCATCCGAGAGGGCAGAAGGCACCCGTTCATCCAAATGACCATGTGAACATGGGTCAGTCTTCAAACGATGTCATACCCACAGCAATGCACCTGGCAGTGCTGGAGATGCTCAACACGGACCTCTTCCCTGCCCTTGAGAGACTGATGCAGGTGTTGGACTCCAAGGTGAAGGAGTTCAGAGGGGTGGTGAAGATCGGTCGCACTCATCTTCAGGATGCAGTGCCAATTCCGCTGTCGACCGAGTTCTCAGTCTACCGCAGCCAAGTCATGTCGAGCCTGAGCCAACTGCAGGAGGACAGAGAGGACCTCTCGGTGGTGCCTATAGGCGGAACAGCTGTAGGCACAGGGATTAACGCACGAGAGGGGTTCGCTGCGGATGTTGTGTACCACCTATCCAAGCTTACCAGGATGCCCATCAGGTCCAGTCCGGTCAAGGCAGAAGGCATTGCATCGCATGCGGCAATTGTGAGACTCAGTGCTAGCCTCAGAACACTTGCCCTTGCATGCATGAAGATGGCCAATGACATAAGATGGATGGCCAGCGGCCCACGAGCAGGGCTTGGAGAACTGATATTGCCAGCAAATGAACCGGGGTCATCTATCATGCCCGGGAAGGTAAACCCGACTCAGTCTGAGTCACTGATTCAAGTCTGCCTGAGGGTAATCGGTAACGATGAGACCATTGCGCTCGCGGAGGGATTCGGCAGTGTGCTCGACCTGAACGTCACAAAGCCGCTGATGGCATCAGTCATACTCGAGTCCATCAGATTGATGTCCAGTGGCATAGAGTCGTTCGTGACCCATTGCCTCGAAGGCATCAGGCCGAATACGGACCGGATTAGCAGACAGCTGCAAGAGGGCCTAATGGTTGTCACGAGACTGGCTCCGCTGATAGGCTACGACCGAGCAGCTGAAGTTGCAAGGGCAGCACAGGAGTCAGGCCGAAGTATCAAACAGACAGTCATGGAGATGGGCATAATGATAGATCAAGACCTCGATGAGCTTCTCGACCCGTCGAAGATGGTGTAGAGTGCGAATAGTACAGCCACAAAACGGACATATATGAAGAGAGGTCGGATAAGAGCATCTCTGTCTTTCGCTCTGGGAGTGCGAGGTTCATGACCCTAAGACACGAAGTGGTGATTGTCGGAGCCGGACTGGCCGGTCTCAGAACAGCCATCGAACTGGCCGAGAACTGTGACACTGCCGTCCTGTCAAAGGTTCATCCGCTGCGCTCTCACTCGGTGGCTGCTCAGGGCGGCGTGAACGCGGCTCTCAGTGAGAGCGACTCCTGGCAGGATCACGCCTTCGACACTGTGAAGGGCTCTGACTACCTTGCCGACCAAGACGTCGTGGAGATTCTGGCCAAGCTGGCTCCGATGGCAGTCATCGAGAACGAGAGGTGGGGTACTGCGTTCTCCAGGACAGAAGACGGCAGAATCGCACAGAGACCATTTGGAGGCGCGATGTATCCTCGGACATGCTACGCGGCGGACAGGACTGGTCACAATCTCCTGCATACCACGTTTGAGCAGGCACTCCGACTGGGGGTCAAGTTCTATAACGAGTGGTTCGCGACATCCATTGTGAGGGGTCCAGACAGAGTCCGGGGGCTGACGGCGTTGAACATTGCCACAGGAGAGGTCCACGGCATCTCAGCAAAGGCAGTGGTGATAGCAACCGGGGGCTTCGGACGTATCTATGGCAACTCCACCAACGCTCTGATAAACACGGGCGACGGGTGTGCCCTTGCTCTCAGGGCGGGAGTGGGACTGAAGGACATGGAGTTTGTTCAGTTCCACCCCACCACGCTATTCGGTTCGAACATACTCATCACCGAGGGTGCACGCGGCGAGGGAGGGCTGCTGTTCAACAGGGATGGAGAACGGTTCATGAGCAGGTATGCTCCAGAGAAGATGGAGCTGGCACCCAGGGACATCGTGGCCAGAGCCATCCGCAGGGAGATTGACGAGGGGAGAGGCTTTGAAGGAGGTTATGTCCACTTGGACCTGCGTCATCTCGGTCGCGACAGAATACTGGAGCGACTGCCCGGCATCAGGGAGATCTGCATGGAGTTTGCAGGGGTGGACCCGATAGAGGAGCCAATACCTGTTGTGCCCGGACAGCACTACTCGATGGGCGGCATCGACTGCAACAAGAACGGTGAGACCTCTCTCCCGGGTCTATACGCAGTGGGGGAGGCAGCTTGCATGAGTCTTCATGGTGCTAACCGCCTAGGGGGCAACTCACTGGTCGAGACTCTTGTCTTCGGTCGTGTCGTAGGCAAGGCTGTACTGGACTACATCAAGCGGACAGGAGACCCGGCCGATCAGGACATGGAAGAAGAGGCTTTCAGAGTAAGACACGAGCTCCAAGCCATGCTCATGAGCGGGACGGACTATCTTCCTGCTGCAATCAGAGAGGAACTGAACAGAACAATGGACACGAACGTGGGTGTCTTCAGAAGCAGAGAGTCCCTCGAAAAGGCGTTGACAAGGGTGAGGGACCTCAGACAGCAGTTCAAGAAGATTGACTTGGGCCGAAGTGACAAGAGATACAATTACGCAATGGTCAGAGCGCTAGAACTGCAGAACATGCTGGACCTTGCAGAGCCAATCATCATGGGAGCTCTGGCAAGAGAGGAGAGCCGAGGAGCCCACTGGCGAGTTGACTACCCCAGACGTGACGACTCGAGGTTTCTCAAGCACACTGTCGTAACACTCGCGAGAGATGGGCTGAAGCTACACTATGCCGATGTCCATCTGGGTATGTTTGAAGTCAAGGAGAGGACCTACTGATGCTGTTCCGAGTAGCTAGAAGTAGAGATGGTGGCAACATCACCCATTTCGACTTGTACAAGGTTGAGGTCACACGCGGCATGACTGTGCTCGATGCTCTCTTCCAGATCCAGGACAAGATGGACCCCTCCCTCGCGTTCAGGTACTCGTGCCGAGGTGCAGTATGCGGCAGCTGTGCGCTGCTTGTGAACAAGGAGCCTAGGCTTGCATGCAGGACTCAAGTCAGTGCGCTGCCGGCCGCAAGCCTGAAGCTCAAACAGTTCACAGCTCTGGAGTATCGTCCGAGAGGATGGAGACCCGACAAGGAGGTACTCATCGAACCACTTCCCAATCTTCCTGTGATGAAAGACCTGGTGGTCGATATGTCGAGGTTCTACAGCGCACTGGAAGAGCTGATGCTGTGGACAGAGCCCACAGAGGGAGAAGGACCCCGAGAGCAGAGCCCTGCTGACAGACAGAGGATTGACAGATATGTGAACTGCATAATGTGTGCCATCTGCTATGGCTCCTGTCCTGTGAATGCGGAGAGGCCGGACTACGTGGGACCTGCAGCTCTCGCAAAGGCATGGAGGTTCTATGAGGACTCAAGACTGACTGAGAGAGGGAGGTATCTGACGGCGGCCTCTGCAGCAAACGGGACACCACTCTGCAACCTTGTAATGAACTGCGTCAGAGCATGTCCCAAGGGAGTAGCACCGGGCGGGGCCATAAGAAGACTCAAAGAGCAGGGTACCTCACCGTGAACGAAGCGCGATGGGAGTCACAGAAGGTCATCTGGTTGGTCGCACAGAGTCGACCTGACTGTATGACGAGAGGTCATCCCTAGTATCATCCGACTGGGATCGTTCGTTGATTCGTTCAAGTGCGTATTCGCATCTTGCAAACTCGCGCAGGCGTCGTACTGTCAGCTCAATTGCGGTCTCGGATATGTCGCAGGCAATCCAGCGTCGATGCAGTCGTTCTGCCACAACAGCAGTGGTTCCCGAGCCGCAGAAGAAGTCTGCTACCAAGTCCCCCTCGTCCGTGGCGCACGAAATCATCCTTGACAGGAGCGGCTCGGGCTTCTGAGTGACAAAGCCAAGGTACTCGGATGAAGAGCCCTGTAACGGAGGGATATCCATCCAGAGGTCTGAGACGGGTACGCCATCACTATCAGACAGGTACTGTTTCTTCGAGTATCTCCCATTACGGCTTCGATAGATCAGCCCTTCATCCGCCCATCTGTCCAGCGTCTGTGCACTGTAGAGATACGGTGCAGTACGACCTCTCCATTCGAACTGCCTGCGGTCCTGAGACCTCTGAATGCCCTGCGCCTCAATCTCAATGAGTCTGAAGAGACCTCGTTCATCCCTGTATGAGTAGGGGACAAGGGAGCGTTCGTCATGGTCTCTGAAGACAGGTCTCAGAACGAACTTGCGTCGGTCTCTTGCGTAGAGGAGTATGACATCGTGTTGGCTTCCAAAGGCGTTGCTTTGACCCTTAGGGCTGTTCGTTCGCTTCCAGATGATCTCGTTGACAAAACAGCCATAACCAAAGGTCTCGTCAAGCAGGACTTTCATGTAGTGGCAGATGTGCCAGTCAAGGTGCACCCAGATGCATCCGTCGGGACGAAGTAGACTGCGCATCATCAAGAGACGAGGTCGAAAGTAGTCGAGGTAGCCCTGAAGGCCACCAGTCCACTTGTCGCTGTAAGTACGAATGTCTTCAAGAGACGGCGCGGCTGTCTGACTGCCGCTCCCCTTCTTCTTGAGTGTGTAGTCGGTTCCGGAGAAGAAGGGAGGGTCTATGTATATCATTCGCAGGCTCTGACAAAGCCGGTCCTCCAACGCTCTCATCACGTCTAGGCAGTCGCCCTGCACCAACAGACTTCGCCGGGGCTCCATGAAACACACTGGGCGTCGGCAACGCTTAAGACTTGTTCCATGTTCAGCCCAGCCTCCCGGACCCACGCTCCGACAGCCGCTGCATGAAGCAGAGATACTGTTCGTCTGCTGCGGCTGCCAGCCAAGAAGATGGCGCCAGACGCATCATGTACCGCGCTCGCATAGCGTGCACCGAACAAACCTAGACTGATGGAACACACTCTCAGCCGAGTCAGATGGGCGACCCCACTGCCGTCTCCATTGAGTAGCCTGACCTCTGGCCCAACTCTGCATGAGAGTCCATGGTGTGAGAGTAGAGAGGTGGGGGGCAGTCCTCTGAAGCAGAGCGGCGAGGAGTCAACATCCCCCTCGTGCGGAACACGAATCATCGGCCGATCACATTGCGCGCTCGTATCGCGCAGTTCACCACTACTGATATTAGACGGCTTGCGAATGACCGGGATTGCTGGAGAGGCGCATCAATGACCAAACGATTCAAGTCTCCAATGGTGGCTATTATCCTATCTTTCATGCTTCTACCCACAGCCGTGGCAGGGCTCCTGATGTGGGACCCGATGTCTAGCCAGCAGGTCTCAGTGACTGTTGGTGTTGGTCTCGTGGGAGGAGATCTGGCACCGGCAGTCAGGACGTCTCTGAGAATCGATCGTTCGTCGCTTGACGTGACTGAGTTCGCAAGCATAGCTCTTGCTCTGGCGTCTTCATCAACAGATATGCTGGTGATCATAGACACGCCAATTGCGCTTTCGGACTTGCCGGCTCTTCAGGCATTCCTAGTGGCAGGCAAGGGAGTGATGATTCTCCTCGGACCAAACATGACTGCAGACCCCACCGGACTTGTGGAACTCGGAGTGACCAGCTCCAGCGCGCTGACTGCAAGTCCAGATGGGGTTAGCGTTGTCACACGTC includes:
- a CDS encoding FAD-dependent oxidoreductase, with translation MTLRHEVVIVGAGLAGLRTAIELAENCDTAVLSKVHPLRSHSVAAQGGVNAALSESDSWQDHAFDTVKGSDYLADQDVVEILAKLAPMAVIENERWGTAFSRTEDGRIAQRPFGGAMYPRTCYAADRTGHNLLHTTFEQALRLGVKFYNEWFATSIVRGPDRVRGLTALNIATGEVHGISAKAVVIATGGFGRIYGNSTNALINTGDGCALALRAGVGLKDMEFVQFHPTTLFGSNILITEGARGEGGLLFNRDGERFMSRYAPEKMELAPRDIVARAIRREIDEGRGFEGGYVHLDLRHLGRDRILERLPGIREICMEFAGVDPIEEPIPVVPGQHYSMGGIDCNKNGETSLPGLYAVGEAACMSLHGANRLGGNSLVETLVFGRVVGKAVLDYIKRTGDPADQDMEEEAFRVRHELQAMLMSGTDYLPAAIREELNRTMDTNVGVFRSRESLEKALTRVRDLRQQFKKIDLGRSDKRYNYAMVRALELQNMLDLAEPIIMGALAREESRGAHWRVDYPRRDDSRFLKHTVVTLARDGLKLHYADVHLGMFEVKERTY
- a CDS encoding site-specific DNA-methyltransferase translates to MEPRRSLLVQGDCLDVMRALEDRLCQSLRMIYIDPPFFSGTDYTLKKKGSGSQTAAPSLEDIRTYSDKWTGGLQGYLDYFRPRLLMMRSLLRPDGCIWVHLDWHICHYMKVLLDETFGYGCFVNEIIWKRTNSPKGQSNAFGSQHDVILLYARDRRKFVLRPVFRDHDERSLVPYSYRDERGLFRLIEIEAQGIQRSQDRRQFEWRGRTAPYLYSAQTLDRWADEGLIYRSRNGRYSKKQYLSDSDGVPVSDLWMDIPPLQGSSSEYLGFVTQKPEPLLSRMISCATDEGDLVADFFCGSGTTAVVAERLHRRWIACDISETAIELTVRRLREFARCEYALERINERSQSDDTRDDLSSYSQVDSVRPTR
- a CDS encoding class II fumarate hydratase codes for the protein MRKERDALGEVEVPAEAYWGVNTQRAIRSFRISGSTLPEEFILALAMVKKACLLANASSGAIDKQLADAVLKAVDEILVERKHLDQFPVDVYQAGSGTQTNMNMNEVLANRANEILGHPRGQKAPVHPNDHVNMGQSSNDVIPTAMHLAVLEMLNTDLFPALERLMQVLDSKVKEFRGVVKIGRTHLQDAVPIPLSTEFSVYRSQVMSSLSQLQEDREDLSVVPIGGTAVGTGINAREGFAADVVYHLSKLTRMPIRSSPVKAEGIASHAAIVRLSASLRTLALACMKMANDIRWMASGPRAGLGELILPANEPGSSIMPGKVNPTQSESLIQVCLRVIGNDETIALAEGFGSVLDLNVTKPLMASVILESIRLMSSGIESFVTHCLEGIRPNTDRISRQLQEGLMVVTRLAPLIGYDRAAEVARAAQESGRSIKQTVMEMGIMIDQDLDELLDPSKMV
- a CDS encoding succinate dehydrogenase/fumarate reductase iron-sulfur subunit, with translation MLFRVARSRDGGNITHFDLYKVEVTRGMTVLDALFQIQDKMDPSLAFRYSCRGAVCGSCALLVNKEPRLACRTQVSALPAASLKLKQFTALEYRPRGWRPDKEVLIEPLPNLPVMKDLVVDMSRFYSALEELMLWTEPTEGEGPREQSPADRQRIDRYVNCIMCAICYGSCPVNAERPDYVGPAALAKAWRFYEDSRLTERGRYLTAASAANGTPLCNLVMNCVRACPKGVAPGGAIRRLKEQGTSP